The stretch of DNA GTAACTAAGAAGCAGGTTTTAAAGTTGAAGTGTAAGAAGTGTGGACATATTCTTCATACTGAGGGGATTAGATTAAAGAGAATTGAGATTGAGGGGTGAAATCTTGTTTACTGGTGTGAAGAGGAGGAAGGTGCTCATACCTGAACCTAAAAGTAGATTTATAGTCGTATCATGCCCCGACTGTGGTAATGAGCAAATATCCTTCGATAGAGCTTCAATGGTGGTTAAATGTAATATTTGTGGTAGGGTTCTAATTGAGCCAACTGGCGGTAAGGCTAATATTAAGGGTAAGGTTGTTAAGGTTTTAAGTTGATTTGAGGTGTAGCTGTATTGTCTGTTAAGGGTAGGGATCTGCCTGAAGTTGGTGAACTCGTAATAGCCACTGTAACTGAAGTTTTTGATAAGGGTGCATATGTCAATTTGGATGAGTATAGCAATGTGAGTGGATATGTACCTATAGGTGAGGTTGCATCCACATGGGTTCACAATATAAGGGATTACTTGAAGGAGGGGCGTAAGGTTGTTTTAAAGGTTATAAGGGTTGATAAGAGTAAGAGGTATGTTGACCTCTCCCTTAGGAGGGTTAGTGATAAGGAGAGGAAGGATAAGCTTTTGGAGTGGAAGAGGTTTAATAGGGGGGAGAAGCTCCTCGAACTTTTATCTCAGAAGGCTGGTGTAGACTTGAATTATTTGAAGTCTGAAATTGCACCTAAACTTGCATCAACCTTCGGGGATGTTTTGGGCGGGTTTGAGGAGGCTGCTAGATTTGGTTTAGCCCCCATAGTAAATGCTGGGGTGCCTAGGGATTTAGCTGAATATATCGTTGATTTGGCTAAGGAGAATATTGAGCTTAAGGAGGTTAAGGTTGCCGCTATACTTCAATTGACTTCTGAGGCCAGTGATGGCATTGTGAGAATTATTGAGGCTTTAAAGGCTGCTAAGATGAAAGCTGAATCCATTGGTGGTGTTAAATGTAGAATTTATAGTGTTGGAGCCCCAAGGTATAGGGTTGACATTTCAGCTAGAGATTATAAGGTGGCTGAGGAGGCTTTGAAAGCCGCTGTGGATGCAGCTTTACATACCATATCATCCCTCGGTGGTTCTGGAAGTTTTAAGAGGGTTTGAGGGTTCCATATGCCATGGCTTTTGAGGAAATGTGTATCCTGCGGATCTTACACTCTAAATAAGGAGAAGTGTCCATATTGTGGTGGTGAAGTTAGGATTCCCCATCCACCCAAGTTTTCCCCTGAGGATAAGTATGGTAAGTATAGGAGGCTTATGAAGAAGCTTTCTCAAGGTAATGTTAAAAATGGTTGATTTTGTTTATGCCACCATCTAATAGTTTATTTTGTATACGAATACGAATCCATGTGATGATTGGAATACTAGTTCGAAGTGTTCTGGTTTCGGTATTCTTATCCCCCATGAAGCCCAAAGCTCGCTTCTGGTATTGAATATTAGCCTATATAGGGTTGTTTGAGGTGCTTTTGGCCCTGTGGGTAGGTATACTCCGTATTGGCTGTTGTATGTCATGTAGTCTGTTACGTTTAATCCAGCTATCCTAGCCATCCAGTATGATTTAACGAAGTCACCCCACCCTCTACCTCCAAATAGGAATCCTGTATTTGGATCGAAGGCTTCGAATACTACGACATGTGTTGCCCCCATCTCCTTGAGTAGTCTTAGGGCTTCTGTCTCATTGGAGAGGAATGCTTGTGCAATCTTCTTTATCCTCCCCTCATCCATTGTTGAGTTGTCTGCGAGTGTGGTTTTGTTGGCTATGGTTGTTATCCAGTATCCATAATCCCACCATGAAGCTACAACTGCATTGTTCGGTAGGTTCTCCCTCATCCATAGCAGTGCCTCTATCCAGTCTAGGTATTCATTGCTTACTGGTAGTGATGATGTGATTATCTGTTGTGGTGTTGCAGCCGCCTCCCTCCACCCTATTACTGGGATTATCAGTGCTGCTGAGAGCACTATTAGTATTAGTATGTTGCCTCCAATCCCCCCTCTATCCCCCCTCCTCCTCCTTCCGGAAGTTCTAACCTCCATTATTCTCCCTATGTTTTGTGTGTATACTACGTCTATTAGATGTGCTGAGAGTATTGTTATGAATGGTGCTGCAAGCATCATCAATCTCGCCATTGTGGAGGAGAAGTATGCTGACGTCAGTCCACCTATGATAATGAATATGTCCGCTTCTCCACCGCGCTTCCATAGGTAGTATAGTCCTGCAGCGGATATTGGTATTAGTAGTCCATATTGGTAGTATATTTGGCTCCATGTTGGTGCTTGATGTTCAGCCACAGACTCCACTAGTGGTATCGTTTCCCTTTGGAATGGGTTTATCACTGTCAGTATTCTTCCCGTTAATGTGGATAGCATCCCTATTCTCTCAAGGATTATTGCTCCCACAATTCCCACCGCTAGTATTCCAGCTAAGCCAATTATCCTCGTATTCTTGTCCTTTACGTTTTTCAATATGTCCCCTATGGTTAGCATTAGCGTCGTGGCTATTGGTAGGATTGTTGCGTAGCTTATCATGTACTTCCTTGAGAAGTATGGGTATTGGGCTGAGATCATCATGGCTACACCTATTGTTAAAGCATAGCTTTTCAGTAGCTTCCTATTATATTTCCCAAGTATCACCATTATTGCTGCATATGCTGCATATAGGTTTAGTAGGTATATGCTTCCACCCCAACTTATATTCATGTATGCTAGGGATAGGCCGCTGAGTATTGGGTATACTATGTTATCGCTCTTTAGTGCTTTAATCCAGAATAGTATGCTTAAAGCCATGGCGAAGAATCCTACGCATTCATTATCGTAGAATCCAGCTGTGGTTCTCTGCATGAATGCTGGGATTGTTGCTAGTAGTAGTGCTGCAATCATCCCTGCACCGTCCCCATCTATCTCTCTACCTATAAAGTACACTATGAGTACTGTTAATCCTCCAAGTATTGCTGGCATTAATGCGCATGCTTCCATTAATGTTATGTTGAATCCAAGTATCCTTATGATCGTGTAGAATATGCTTCCAGTTAATGGCACCCCTAGGTATGATGTGTCTGGCACGCTCCTACCATTTGGATACCAGCTCATCTTATCATACCATGTGAACCATGCTTGAATTCCATTGTCAACTATGTATTGGGTCATTCTATATTGGTAGTATGTGTCGTATTCGCTTAGGTATGGTCCATACCTTATTACTGGTAGCATCCTTATCCATACTGCCAATACTATTATTGCGGTTATCGTTATGACTTTTAATGATATTCTCAAGGCTTTGCTTCTAAGTCTTTCAGTCAATGTAATCCCCAATATACTTTTATTCAAAACTTTTATATACATATGTTTCACTCACCTATTTATGAATGGTGTCTGGGGGATGGATCGGAGCCAAATTTAAATCTTGAATTACAAATTATTCTGATACTGTTTTGTTCTATATGTATGTGGTGGTGGATTTTATGGGTGTAGTGGGAACTATTGAGAGGGATTATAGGGGTTCAAGGGTTGAGGAGGAGATATTCAATTGGTGGAGGAGTAATGATGTGTACTTGAAGGTTAAGGAGAGGCTTAAGGATAAACCTAAATTATACTTCTTGGATGGTCCACCATACGTTACAAACCCGATACATGTGGGTACTGCTTGGAATAAGATATTGAAGGATGCCTTCCTGAGATACTTTAGGATGGCTGGATACAATGTTAGGGATCAGCCTGGATATGATATGCATGGTCTACCGATAGAGGTTATGGTGGAGAGGAAGCTTGGATTGAAGACTAAGAAGGAGATTGAATCTTTGGGTGTTGATAGATTTGTTGAGGAGTGTAAGAGGTATGCATTGGAGAATTTGAAGATTATGGAGGGGCAATTTAAGGATTTAGGTGTCTGGATGGATTGGGATAAGCCATATATGACCATAGACCCAAATTACATTCAAGCTGCATGGTGGCTTGTTAAACGTGCATATGAGCGTGGGCTTCTATCTGAGGGTTACATGGTCTTCCACTGGTGTCCAAGATGTGAAACCGTTCTCTCGGGTTATGAGGTTACAGATGAGTATCGTGATGTTAGGGATCCATCAATATATGTTAAGTTTCCAGTGGAGGGGAAGAGTGGGGAGTACATATTGATTTGGACTACAACTCCATGGACTCTCCCCTCCAATGTGGCCATAATGGTTAATCCAAAGGAAACCTACGTTAAGGTTCAGGTTGGGGATGAGAAGTATATACTTGCTGAAGCCAGATGTGAGGCTGTGTTTAATGAGGTTGGATTGAGCTTCAAGGTCTTGGAGAAGTTTAGTGGAGCTTCCCTGGAGGGGTTGAAGTATACTCCAGCTCTACTCGATGAGGTTCCAGCTCAACGTAAGATTAGGGGTGTGCATAGGGTTGTTTTAAGTGAGGAGTTTGTGAGTATGGAGGAGGGGACTGGATGCGTTCATTCAGCTCCAGGGCATGGTGAAGAGGATTTCATAGTTGGCTTAAGGTATGGGCTTCCAGTACTATGCCTCGTGGATGATAGGGGTATATTCACTTCTGAAGCTGGGAAGTATGCTGGTAAAAGCATATGGGATGCCAATGCTGAGATAATTGAGGATCTTAAACGTAAGGGTCTACTATTACATCAATCTTGGATTGTACATAGGTATCCGCATTGCTGGAGATGTAAGTCTCCATTGATATTGAAGGCTACGACTCAGTGGTTTATAAGGGTTCCTGAAATTAGGGATGCCCTCATAGCTGAAAATGAGCGTGTGGAGTGGATACCTGAATGGGCTGGTAAGAATAGGTTTAGGAATTGGCTTGAAAGTGTCCGTGAATGGGTTATATCTAGGCAGAGGTATTGGGGTATACCTATGCCCATATGGAAGTGTAGTAATTGTGGGAATTTCGTTGTGATCGGATCCATTGAGGAGCTTAAGAGCATGTCCCAAAGCCCATTGGAGTTGAAGGATCTCCATAGACCTTGGATTGATTCTGTCACTTTGAAGTGTGGTAAGTGTGGTGGAGTTATGAGGAGGATTCCAGATGTTCTGGATGTTTGGATGGATTCCAGTGTGGCTTCATGGGCTTCACTAAACTTCCCAGTTTCTAGGGAGGAGTTTGATGAGTGGTGGCCTCCATACTTCATTTTGGAGGGGCCTGATCAGACTAGAGGGTGGTTCTACACTCTACTTGTAAGTGGATATATTGGTTTTGGGATAGCTCCATACAAGAGGGTTTTAATGCATGGTTGGTCTCTTGATGAGCAGGGTAGGCCAATGCATAAATCCCTTGGGAATGTTATAGCTCCAGAAGAGGTTTTCAATAAGTATTCTAGAGATGCATTGAGGTTTTATGAGCTTCAATGTACTCCATGGGAGGATTTGAGGTTCTCCATGAAGGAGGTTGAGGAAACCCATAGGGCTTTAACGATAATGTGGAATGTATACTACTTTGCAAGTTTATACATGAACCTCGATGGATATTCGCCTCAAAAGTATCCTCTCCCCTCCATGATTGATCATCTTCAGCCTGAGGATCGTTGGCTCTTAAGTAGGTTTGAGTCTATTGTTAAGCATTGTAATGAGAGTATGGGTAAATTGCATATACATGAAGTGGCTAGGGCTGTTAGAAGCTTCGTGGTTGATGATCTTAGTAGGTGGTACATTAGGCTTATTAGGAGGAGGATTTGGCTTGAGGGTGATGATCCAAGTAAAAATGCTGTTTACTCAGTTCTATATCATGTCCTACTTAGATTGCTTAAACTATCCGCGCCAATAATTCCATTCATAACTGAGAAGCTTTATCAATCCATATTTAGAGTTGCCGATCCATCGCTTCCAGAGAGCATTCACATGTGCGATTGGCCTAAGCCCATGGGAGAGTTCATTGATGAATCTCTCTTGAAGAGTATGGAGATAGTTAGGGATGTGGTTGAAGCATCATATAAGGTTAGGCAGGATAAGAGGATAAAGCTGCGTTATCCACTTAAGGAGATGATAATAGCCACAGATAATCCTGAAGTCGTCAAGGGTATAGAGTATTTCAGGAATGTCGTTATTGATCAGGGGAATGTTAAGAATTTGAGCTTGATACCACTTTCAGAGGCTTCCAAGTTTAAGGTTTACGATGTCCTAGTGAATTACTCATCACTTGGACCTAAGTATAAGGGGCTTCTCCCAAAGATATTGTTGAAGATAGAATCCATGGATGCATATTCCATTAAATCTGAAATGGATTCCAAGGGCTATGTAACCCTCAATGTGGATGGTGTGGATGTTCAATTGTCCAAGGAGGATTTAACCTTCGAGGAGAAGGTTAAGGAGGGATATGGATATACGAAGTTTAAGTATGGAGAGCTATATCTGAATTGCTCCATAGATAGGGAGCTTATGGCTGAAGGGCTTGCTAGAGATGTTGTTAGAAGACTTCAAGCCATGAGGAAGGATCTAGACCTACCCGTAGATGCATATGTGGATGCATATGTCTGTGTGGAGGATCCTGAGACTTTAGAACTTTTGAAGAGCATGGAATGGTACATATTGAGGGAGGTTAGAGTTAGAAATCTTAGTTTGGGGTTAAAGAAGCCACCTGGAACATATTATGAGAAGGTGTGGGAGATAGGGGATCAAGTGTTTGGGATGGGTATATCATGGGTGAAGTGAAGTCCAATAGGAAAAGGGTTGGCTTAATAGTGAATCCAATAGCTGGGATGGGTGGAAGGGTTGGTCTTAAGGGTACTGATGGCATTGAAGTTTTGGAGAAGGCTATCAAATTGGGCGCTAAACCAGTTTCCCCTGAGAGGGCTAAAATATTCCTCGATTATTTGAAGAAGCTTAACTTGGACATCGAGTTAATCACATATCCAAAGCTTATGGGTGAATATGAGGCTCTGGAAGCTGGCTTCAAACCCACGGTGATTGGAAGTGTTGGTGAGAGGACTAGTAGGGAGGATACTGTGAAGGCTGCTAAGCTCATGCATGGCATTGGGGTTGACTTAATTGTTTTTTGTGGTGGTGATGGAACTGCAAGGGATATTTGTGAAGCTATTGATTTAAACGTTCCCGTATTAGGAATTCCAGCTGGTGTGAAGATGTATTCAGCGGTATTCACATTTAACATTGAAGATGCAGCTAGGATCGTTGCAGAATATTTGGCTGGGAATTTGTCTGTTAAGCCTATGGAGGTTATGGATATTGATGAAGAGGCTTTCAGATGTGATAGGCTTTCAATAAAGCTTTATGGTTACCTATTAGTCCCATATTCCCCTGGATATGTTCAGAGAGCTAAATCTCCAACTATGCCTATGGATAGTGAATTGGAGAATCAGAGGGGGATTGCCAAATATGTTTTGGAGCTTATGAAGCCTGACGTCCTATATATTCTTGGCCCTGGAACTACTGTTAAAGCTATAACTGATATGCTTGGCTTGGATAAAACTCTCTTGGGCGTGGATTTAATGCTCAATTTCAAGATTGTAGCTAAGGATGTATCTGAAGCTGATATATTGCGTTTTCTTGATGATGGTGGTTTTAGCAAGGCTTGCATAATAGTTTCCCCAATTGGTGGTCAGGGGTTCATATTTGGTAGGGGGAATCAGCAGATAAGTGCAAATGTTATTAGGAGGGTTGGTGTGGATAACGTAATTATTGTTGCCACTTGGAGTAAGATTTCCAATTTAGATGCATTGCATGTGGATACTGGGGATTTGGAGCTTAATGAAAAATTGAGGGGTTATAGGAGGGTTATCGTTGATTATAGAGAGGAGATTGTTTTTAAGGTTGTTTAGTGCTTCTCCAATGTCTTTATGTATTCCCTATATTTCTCTGCGTTCATCAAGTTTTTAACTTCTTCATTTAGCTTTTCAGCTTTAATTACTGCCATCCATCCTTCTCCATATGGGTCTTTATTTAAGAGTTCTGGTGAACTTTCAAGTTGCCTATTAACCTCCACAACTTCCCCGCTTACTGGGCTGTATACATCTGAGACTGCTTTAACTGATTCTATGCTACATAGCCTCTCGAATTGTTTAACTTTCTTCCCAACTTGTGGTAGCTCTACGTATACGATGTCTCTAAGTTCTTTTTGTGCGTAATCGCTTATCCCAACTCTCACACTACCATTTTCTATTTTAGCCCATTCATGTTCCTTCGTATAGTATAGTCCTTCCTTTACCACTACCTTTTCATGGGACATTCTTCCTCCTCCTCCCATATTCTTCTTCATTATAGAATGGCCAGTCGACTATTTTAGCCTTTACCCTCCTCTCTCTAATAACCACTTCCACTTCCCTACCAATTTCATCGTATTTTGGTTTAACGTATCCCATTGCTATTCCAATGTTTAGTAGTGGTGAGTATGTGCCGCTGGTCACAACCCCTATCTTTTCGTTTTCGCACCATATTTCGTAGTGTGGTCTCGGTATCCCCCTCTCAATCATCTTCAATCCTACTCTAACTTTCCTCAGCCCTTCATTTAGTTGTCTTTGTAATGCTTCTCTACCAATGAACTCCCCTTTATCCATTTTCACTGCGTAGTCTAGTTTTGCTTCGAGTGGTGTTGTATCTTCGTCTATGTCGTTTCCATACAGTACTAATCCAGCTTCAAGTCTAAGTGTATCTCTTGCTCCGAGGCCGCATTCTTTTAATCCATATTCTTCTCCAGCTTTGAGTATTTCCATGTATATCTTTATGAGCTTTTCACTTTCACCCTTTGGAATTCTCCATATGGTTACTTCAAATCCATTTTCACCTGTATATCCGGAGTTCGATATTATGGCTTCATATCCCATTATTTTGCATGTGGCTAGCCTCCAGAATGTTAACTTCTTTAAATCTATATCCACAATTTTCTGCATGATCTTCTCAGCGTATGGCCCTTGTATGGCTAGCATTGGAACTTCGAAGGTTACATCTTCGATCTTAACTTCATATCCCTTTGAATTTTGTGTTAACCAATTGTATATTTTCTCCCTATTTGATGCATTGGTTACAAGGACATACTTATCTTCAGTTATCCTTTGTAGCATTACGTCATCCTTTATCCCACCATCCTGGTTGCATATTGTGGAATAGTGCATTCTGCCTGGCTTTAATTTTTCAACATTGTTTGTTGTTACGTAGTTTAGGAAGTGTGTTGAATCTTTCCCTTCTATCAACATTCTCCCCATGTGTGATACGTCGAATATTCCAGCCTTATTTCTCACAGCTAAATGTTCTTCAGTTATGCTTGTGAACCATAGTGGCATCTTCCAACCTACAAATTCAATCATCTTTGCTCCTCTACTCTCAAATAGGTCTGATAGGTGGGTCTTCAACATCGATCATTACCGTTTTTAGATATCCGTTAATCTGGCTTTTTAACCCTTTCTATTCACGTGGATCAGTTATTCCTTCCTCTGTTATTTGGAATACTGCTTCTGCTTCAGGTAGGTATGGGCTATCCACCAGTCTAGCTATCCTCTTATTTTCACTGCTCTTCCTCAAGTATATTCTTGCTCCTGGAACGTGGAAGAGTACATGTCCACCTACGGCTCTCGTTGGGTCTCCGAAGAATGCGTCTGGTCTAGCCATAACTTGATTTGTTACGAATACGGCTACGTTGAATATGTCCGCTAGTCTTGCCAATGCATGTAGGTGTCTATTTAGTTTTTGCTGTCTATCTGCTAAGCTTTCCCTACCAAGATATTCTGCTCTGAAATGTCCTGTAACGCTATCCACAACTATTAACTTTATGTTCTTCTCATCTATTATATCCTTTGCTTGCTCCACCAGTAGCATTTGGTGATCTGAATTGTATGCTCTTGCAAATATTATGTTTTTCAATGCCTCCTTTGGATCCAGCCCCTTCGCCATGGCCATGGCAACTATCCTTTCAGGTCTAAAGGTTCCTTCACAGTCTATGTATAGTGCCCTCCCCCCAAGCCCCCCTGCTTCTGGTGGTAATTGAACGTTTACTGATAGTTGATGTGCCAATTGGGTTTTCCCACTTCCAAATTCCCCGAAAACCTCTGTTATTGATTGTGTTTCAACTCCTCCACCGAGTAATCTATCTAGGTTTTTGCTTCCAGTACTTATCCTATTCACTTTTAACCTCTGCTCATATATTATGTCTGCAGTTTTGAATCCCAATTCCAATGCTGATCTGGCGGCCATAATTATTTTCTGTGCGACTTTTTCTCCAAGTCCTGTGGCTGCCATGATTTCTGCTGGTGTTGATATGGCTATTGCCTCTATGGTTTTATATCCTGCCTCGATAAGTTTTTGTTCTGTGGCAGGTCCAACTCCCGGTAGGTCTGATATACTTCTTATCTTCTTAACCTTCTTCTCCTCCACCTTCTCCTCCTTTCCTTCTTGGATTTTTACCATCCTCCCATTATCTTCTAATTGCGGATACCTATATTTTTAATCTTCCCATTTCTGCATGTACTCCAGTTGCTCCTTTGTGGGTTCATCTATCCTTATTCCCATCGATTGAAGTTTTAGTTTTGCCACTGTCTGGTCTATCTCCACTGGTACTTCGTATAGTTTTCGTTCAAGCTTCCCCTTATTTTCCACTAGATATTTTACTGATAGTGCTTGGTTTGCGAAGGACATGTCCATAACTTCGCTTGGATGTCCTTCGGCTGCAGCTAGGTTTACAAGTCTCCCCTCGGCTAGCAAATATATTTTCCTCCCATCCCTCAAAGTATATTCATCTAGATTTTCCCTCAACCTCTCCTTCGACACTGATATTTCCTCAAGATCCTTTATGTTTATTTCAACGTTGAAGTGTCCACTGTTGGCCAGTATTGCTCCATTACGCATCTTCTCCATGTGCTCTCTTCTAATGACATTTATGTTTCCAGTGGCTGTTATGAATATGTCTCCAATTTCTGCTGCTTCACTCATGGGTAGGACTCTAAATCCATCCATAACTGCTTCTAAAGCTTTTAATGGGTCTATTTCCGTTACTATTACGTTTGCACCCATACCCCTAGCCCTCATGGCTATCCCCCTTCCACACCATCCATATCCAGCTACAACTACATTCTTCCCTGCCAATAGTATGTTGGTTGCCCTCATTATTCCATCTATTGTGCTTTGTCCAGTTCCATATCTATTGTCGAATAGGTATTTGGTTTTAGCATTGTTTACCGCTATTACTGGATATTTGAGTTTCCCCTCTCTCTCCATGGCCTTTATCCTTATTATCCCTGTGGTGGTTTCCTCAGTCCCCCCAATTATGTGATTTGCATAATTGAGTTTGTGGGCTTCCACTGTTATGTCTCCACCATCATCCATGGTTATATCTGGGTTTATTTTGAGGGCTTCCCTTATATTCTCCATATATTCGCTTTCACTTTCCCCCCTCCAGGCATAGACGTCTATCCCCTCCTCCACGAGTGCTGCTGCAACGTCATCTTGTGTTGAGAGTGGGTTTGAAGCTGTTAAGGCTATTTTGGCCCCTCCAGCCTTCAATGTCTTCATGAGTACAGCTGTCTCCTTTGTCACGTGTAGGCATGCTGCTATCTTAATCCCCATTAGTGGCTTCCACTTAATCATTTCTTCCCTAATCTTCATGAGGACTGGCATTCTCGATTCAGCAATCCTTATCTGCATTCTCCCCTTGTCTGCCAGTTTTGGATCCTTTATTTTTGGCATTACCTTTTCACCTCCCCCTTAACCTATTTATAAGTTCCTCTTTAGCTTTTTCAGCTTCCCTAATAACTTCCTCCTCCTTCAAAGTTTTTATTGATCTATTCTCCATGACAATTTCCCCATCGATTATAACGTGTTTTACATCTCCACATCTAACCGCATATACTAGGTGGCTTAGCTCGCTATATATTGGTGTTAGGTGTGGTTTACCCAGTTCTACGGCTATTATGTCAGCCTTCTTCCCCACCTCTATGCTTCCAATATGCGTATCCCATTTCAAAGCTTTTGCACCATTTATTGTAGCCATCTTTAATGTTTCATGGGCGGGTAGTGCTGTTGGGTTTAATGTAACCCCCTTCTGGATTAATGATGCTATTTTCATGGTTTCAAACATGTCTAGTGTATTGTTGGAGCATGGTCCATCAGTCCCTAGAGATACCGTTACCCCCGCGTCCAGTAATTTTGTTATTGGACTTATTCCTGAAGCCAATTTTAGGTTGCTTACTGGGTTGTGTGAAACCTTAACATCTCTAGCCTTCATTATAGCTATATCTTCATCCGTTAGCCATACGCAGTGTGCTGCTAAAACGTCTTCTGATAGGAATCCAATGTCGTTTAGGTATTTGAATAACCCCATTTCAGTTTCGACATTGTACTTCTCCTTCACTGTTTTCGCTTCATCCCTTGTTTCAGCTACATGTATGTGCATTATGATCTTCTCTTCGTCTTTTAGTTCCCTGTTCTTCCCGTTAACGTATTCCCTTATTTCCATTAGATATTTTGGACTTACTGTGTATGGTGCATGTGGTGAAGCTGCAACTTTAATTCTCCAACCCCCCTTACCATGCCATTTCCTAATTAAATCCTCCATAAGCTTGTAATCTTCATCTCTCCTCCAATCGAAGAATGTGTGTGATATTACGCCTCTAAGTCCAGATTCATATACTGCTTTTGCCTCATTGTAATCGTATTTGTAATGGTACATGCTACATACGGTTGTCGTTCCACCTTTAATTGCCTCTAGGGCTGATAGTTTAGCTCCAATGTATATGTCCCTTTCAGTCATCTTTGCTTCCAATGGCCAAACCCATTTCTCAAGCCATTCGCTTAATTGTAGATCGTCTGCGTATCCTCTGAGTAGGCTCATGGCTATATGTGTATGTGTGTTTATTAGTCCTGGCATTAGTATGCAGTTTTCCATGTTTAGCACTTCATATCCATGATACTTCCCCTTGACATCGCTATACTCTCCAACATCAATTATCCATGAATCTTCAATTACTATGCATCCATCCCTTATAATCCCCCTACTTCCCATGGTCACTACGGATTTACCCTTCAATATGTATTGCATGACCTTCCACCTGGGTAAATGTTAAGCCCCAATTAGATATAGAAAACTTTATGTTTAATGTTTTTGTATATGGGGTTGTGGATGGAGATTTGAAGAAGAGGATAAGCGATTACAGTTATGAGGAACTTTTGGATAGAGCTTTATCTAGCGTTAAGGTTAGTGGTGGGGATAGGGGGGTATTCAGCTTACCGAAAATTTCAGTTTCCATAATGGGTGGCACAACTATGGTGAGTGGTTTCATGAGTGTGGTGGAGTACTTTAATAGGGATGTTAAACATGTTTTAAGCTTCCTTTTGAAGGAGCTTGGAGC from Candidatus Methanomethylicota archaeon encodes:
- a CDS encoding ATP-NAD kinase family protein gives rise to the protein MGEVKSNRKRVGLIVNPIAGMGGRVGLKGTDGIEVLEKAIKLGAKPVSPERAKIFLDYLKKLNLDIELITYPKLMGEYEALEAGFKPTVIGSVGERTSREDTVKAAKLMHGIGVDLIVFCGGDGTARDICEAIDLNVPVLGIPAGVKMYSAVFTFNIEDAARIVAEYLAGNLSVKPMEVMDIDEEAFRCDRLSIKLYGYLLVPYSPGYVQRAKSPTMPMDSELENQRGIAKYVLELMKPDVLYILGPGTTVKAITDMLGLDKTLLGVDLMLNFKIVAKDVSEADILRFLDDGGFSKACIIVSPIGGQGFIFGRGNQQISANVIRRVGVDNVIIVATWSKISNLDALHVDTGDLELNEKLRGYRRVIVDYREEIVFKVV
- the gcvH gene encoding glycine cleavage system protein GcvH, whose amino-acid sequence is MSHEKVVVKEGLYYTKEHEWAKIENGSVRVGISDYAQKELRDIVYVELPQVGKKVKQFERLCSIESVKAVSDVYSPVSGEVVEVNRQLESSPELLNKDPYGEGWMAVIKAEKLNEEVKNLMNAEKYREYIKTLEKH
- the gcvT gene encoding glycine cleavage system aminomethyltransferase GcvT, whose translation is MLKTHLSDLFESRGAKMIEFVGWKMPLWFTSITEEHLAVRNKAGIFDVSHMGRMLIEGKDSTHFLNYVTTNNVEKLKPGRMHYSTICNQDGGIKDDVMLQRITEDKYVLVTNASNREKIYNWLTQNSKGYEVKIEDVTFEVPMLAIQGPYAEKIMQKIVDIDLKKLTFWRLATCKIMGYEAIISNSGYTGENGFEVTIWRIPKGESEKLIKIYMEILKAGEEYGLKECGLGARDTLRLEAGLVLYGNDIDEDTTPLEAKLDYAVKMDKGEFIGREALQRQLNEGLRKVRVGLKMIERGIPRPHYEIWCENEKIGVVTSGTYSPLLNIGIAMGYVKPKYDEIGREVEVVIRERRVKAKIVDWPFYNEEEYGRRRKNVP
- the radA gene encoding DNA repair and recombination protein RadA, with the protein product MVKIQEGKEEKVEEKKVKKIRSISDLPGVGPATEQKLIEAGYKTIEAIAISTPAEIMAATGLGEKVAQKIIMAARSALELGFKTADIIYEQRLKVNRISTGSKNLDRLLGGGVETQSITEVFGEFGSGKTQLAHQLSVNVQLPPEAGGLGGRALYIDCEGTFRPERIVAMAMAKGLDPKEALKNIIFARAYNSDHQMLLVEQAKDIIDEKNIKLIVVDSVTGHFRAEYLGRESLADRQQKLNRHLHALARLADIFNVAVFVTNQVMARPDAFFGDPTRAVGGHVLFHVPGARIYLRKSSENKRIARLVDSPYLPEAEAVFQITEEGITDPRE
- a CDS encoding adenosylhomocysteinase, which translates into the protein MPKIKDPKLADKGRMQIRIAESRMPVLMKIREEMIKWKPLMGIKIAACLHVTKETAVLMKTLKAGGAKIALTASNPLSTQDDVAAALVEEGIDVYAWRGESESEYMENIREALKINPDITMDDGGDITVEAHKLNYANHIIGGTEETTTGIIRIKAMEREGKLKYPVIAVNNAKTKYLFDNRYGTGQSTIDGIMRATNILLAGKNVVVAGYGWCGRGIAMRARGMGANVIVTEIDPLKALEAVMDGFRVLPMSEAAEIGDIFITATGNINVIRREHMEKMRNGAILANSGHFNVEINIKDLEEISVSKERLRENLDEYTLRDGRKIYLLAEGRLVNLAAAEGHPSEVMDMSFANQALSVKYLVENKGKLERKLYEVPVEIDQTVAKLKLQSMGIRIDEPTKEQLEYMQKWED
- a CDS encoding amidohydrolase, whose protein sequence is MQYILKGKSVVTMGSRGIIRDGCIVIEDSWIIDVGEYSDVKGKYHGYEVLNMENCILMPGLINTHTHIAMSLLRGYADDLQLSEWLEKWVWPLEAKMTERDIYIGAKLSALEAIKGGTTTVCSMYHYKYDYNEAKAVYESGLRGVISHTFFDWRRDEDYKLMEDLIRKWHGKGGWRIKVAASPHAPYTVSPKYLMEIREYVNGKNRELKDEEKIIMHIHVAETRDEAKTVKEKYNVETEMGLFKYLNDIGFLSEDVLAAHCVWLTDEDIAIMKARDVKVSHNPVSNLKLASGISPITKLLDAGVTVSLGTDGPCSNNTLDMFETMKIASLIQKGVTLNPTALPAHETLKMATINGAKALKWDTHIGSIEVGKKADIIAVELGKPHLTPIYSELSHLVYAVRCGDVKHVIIDGEIVMENRSIKTLKEEEVIREAEKAKEELINRLRGR
- a CDS encoding translation initiation factor IF-2 subunit beta; this translates as MFNVFVYGVVDGDLKKRISDYSYEELLDRALSSVKVSGGDRGVFSLPKISVSIMGGTTMVSGFMSVVEYFNRDVKHVLSFLLKELGAAGTISGDKLILHGRYSGSSIENTLLKYAKTYVICPVCGSKDTYLTKERRVTILVCTACGARTSVSGKV